The following DNA comes from Cucumis sativus cultivar 9930 chromosome 7, Cucumber_9930_V3, whole genome shotgun sequence.
TGGACGTAACCATCCTGCGGGACAACCTGAAGCACAACCTGGAGGACAGCCCGGGGAACAACCAACTGTACAAGCTGTCAACCCTACTGCACCTGTTACTCAAGCAGACCTTGCTGCTATGGAGCAAAGGTACAGAGACTTATTGTTTGAAGTGATGGCACAACGACAGCCTGCCTCACAGACCTAGACAGCTCTTGTTCAGGCATCGGCTGTAGGTGATCAGATTCCAGCTACAGGAGTTCAGGCCCCAATTGTAGCCCAACACTTACCAGGCATGCTTTTAGCCGAAGCCAAGCACTTGAGGGACTTGAGGAAGTATAACCCTTAAACTTTTGATGGATCTTTAGCAGATCCCACCAAAGCACAAATGTGGTTGAGTTTGGTGGAGACCATCTTTCGTTATATGAAGTGCCCTAATGACCAGAAGATTCAGTACGCTGTGTACTTACTGATTGATAGAAGCAGAGGTTGGTGGGAGTCCACAGAGAGGATGTTGAGTGGAGATATAAGTAAGATCACCTGGGAGCCGCTCAAGGAGAACTTTTATGCCAAATTCTTCTCTGCCACAGTGAGAGAGGCCAAGTGCCAGAGTTCCTAAAACTAGAGCAAGGTAACATGACCATGGAAGAGTATGATCAGAAGTTCGATGTGTTATCCCAGTTTGCACCCGATTTAGTGAGAACCGAGGTTGAGAGAGCTAACAAGTTCGTCAAAGGTCTCAAGTCAGAGATCTAGGGTTTCGTTCGCGTCCTTAGACCAACCACCCAAGCTGATGCGCTGCGCATGGCAGTAGACCTGAGTTTGTATGAGAGGACGATGTTGGCCAAGGCTGTAGAGAAGGGGCCAACTTCGGGACATAAACGGAAGACTGAGCAGCAGCCTATAGTAGCACCACAAAGGAATTTGAGATCAATGGTTTGTTCCAACGGCACTGACAACAAGCTACTCAGACAGGCCAAACCTTGAAGGTACTATTCATGACTCTTAATTATGGAAGACCTCACTCGGGTCGTTACCTAGCAGGAAGTGGAGTATGTTACAAATGCAGACAACTTAGGCATCTAGCTGATAAGTGCCCTCAGAAGTCATTCGGAGTTGTTGCGAACCAGACTTCCCCACCCCCCATCAAGGGAGAGTTTTTGTCACTAATAGGCAGGAGGCCGAGAGAGTTGGCACAATGGTGACAGGTACACTCCCAATCTTGGAACACCTGGCTTTAGTATTATTTGACTCGGGGTcctctcattcttttatatccTCTGTGTTTGTATAGCATATGAATTTAGAAGTAGAACCCCTGGGTTACCTGTTGTCTGTTTCTACTCCATctggagaaattatgttgtcgagagaaaagataaaagcaTGTTAGATAAAAGTAGCAGAGCATGTTTTAGATGTAACTTTATTAGTATTGGACATGCAAGATTTTGATGTAATATTAGGCATGGATTGGCTATCCGCTAACCATGCAAACATAGATTGTTCCCGCAAGGAGGTAGTTTTTAACCCTCTTGAGGTAACTAGTTTTAAGTATAAGGGGGCAGGGACTGTGGTTCTACCTAAAGTTATCTCAGCCATGAAGGTTAGTAAGCTGCTCGACCAGGGTACTTGGAGTATCTTGGCTAGTGTTATGGACACTAGAGGGCCTAAAGTATCTTTATCATCTGAGCTAGTGGTAGGGAAATATCTCGATATTTTTCCAGAGGAGCTTCTAGGACTTCCGCGCCGCAGAGAGGTTGACTTCGCCATAGAGCTCGAACCAGGTACTGGTCTCATATCGAGAGCCTCATACAGAATGACGCCAGCAGAACTGAAGGAGCTGAAGGTCTAGTTGCAGGAATTGCTGGACAAGGGTTTTATTCGACCTAGTGTGTTACCTTGGAGAGCACCAATgttgtttgtgaagaagaaagatgggtCGATGCGTCTTTGCATTGACTATAGAGAGCTTAATAAGGTGACAATCAAGAACAAATATCCATTGCCTAGAAATGAGGAGCTATTTGATCAGCTACAGAGAGCCACGATGTTCTCTAAGATCGGTTTACGTTTGGGATATCACCAGTTGAGGATTAGGCACAATGATATCTAAGACGACCTTTCGTTCTCGTTATGGACATTATGAGTTTATTGTAATGTCCTTTGGCTTGACAAATGCTCTTGCTGCATTTATGGAATTGATGAACATGgtgtttaaggatttcttaGACATTTATGCGatagtttttattgatgacATCTTGGTTTACTCCAAGGCAGAGGCTGAGCATGAGGAGCATTTGCATCAGGTGTTCGAGACCCTTCGAGCCAATAGGTTGTATGCCAAGTTTTCCAAGTGCGAGTTCTGGATGAAGCAGGTGTCATTCCTTGGTCATGTAGTATCCAGTGAGGGACTTTCTGTGGACCCAGCAAAGATCGAAGTCGTTACCAATTGGCCTCGACCTTCTACAATTAGTGAAGTTCGAAGTTTTCTAGGTTTAGTAGGTTATTACAGGAGGTTTGTGGAAGGGTTCTCTCATATAGCTAGTCCTTTGACCCAACTAAGCAGGAAGGGGACTCCTTTTGTTTGGAGTCCAGCGTGTGAGAGCAGTTTCTAGAATCTCAAGCAAAAACTCGTTACTGCATCGGTCCTTACAATGCCTAATGGATCTGGTAATTATGTGATATACAATGATGCCTCTAAGAAAGGACTGGGTTGCTTTTTGATGCAACAAGATATGATGGTTACTTATGCTTCTCGTCAGTTGAAAAGTCATGAGCAAAACTATCCTACACATGATTTAGAGTTGGCTGCAGTAGTTTTTTGCACTAAAGATTTGGAGGCACTATTTATACGGTGAGAAGATTCAGATCTTCACCGACCATAAGAGCTTGAAGTACTTCTTCACTCAGAAGGAGTTGAATTTGAGGCAGCGAAGATGGCTCGAGTAGGTTAAAGACTATGACTATGAGATTTTATACCACCCAGGTAAGGCGGATGTGGTAGTTGATGCTCTTAGTAGGAAGATATCACATTCTGCAGCACTCATTATTAGGCAGGTTCATTTGCATAGAGACCTTGAGAGAGCTGAGCTTGTAATTTTAGTAGGGGAAGTTACCTCACAGTTAGCTCAATTGTCAGTACAGCCAACTTTGAGGCAGAGAATTATTATTGCCCAGCTCACTAACCCTTATTTGGTGGATAAGCGCCGCTTAGTAGAAGGAGGGCAAGTTGAGGAGTTCTCTATATCCACTGATGAGGGACTCGTGTTTGACAAACGATTATGTGTGCCAGCAGACAATACAGTTAAGACCGAGTTGTTGACTGAGGCCCATAGTTCCCCATTTTCTATGCATCCAGGCAGTACAAAGATGTACTAGGATTTGAAGCGAGTTTACTAGTGGAGAAATATGAAGAGAGAGGTGGCAGATTTTGTTAGTAAATGTCTGGTGTGCCAGAAGGTGAAGGCACCAAGACAAAAGCCAGCAGGGTTGTTACAACCCTTGGGTGTGCCAGAGTGGAAGTGGAAGAATGTATCTATGGACTTCATTTCTGGACTACCTAGGACCCTGAAGAGTTATACAGTGATATGGGTTGTTGTTGACAGACTCACGAAGTCAGCACACTTCATTCCAGGGAAGTCCACTTATACTGCCAGTAAGTGGGCACAAGTTCTGGGTTTGAGTCCCGGGCAACCCATATAATTGTATATAACTGAAGTAGTGAGGTTGCATAGGGTATCGGTATCCATTGTTTTTGATAGAGATGCCCGTTTTACTTTCAAGTTCTGGAAAGGACTTCAGGCTACCATGGGCACGAGATTGGACTTCAGTACAACTTTTCATCCTCAGACTGATGGTCAGATAGAGCGTTTGAATTAGATTCTGGAGGATATGTTGCGAGCTTGTGTGTTGGAGTTCTTAGGGAGTTGGGACTCCCACTTGAACTTGATGGAGTTCGCCTATAATAGCTACCATTGGCATGGCACCGTTTGAAGCTTTGTATGGTAAAAGTTGTAGATCCCCGGTTTGTTGGGGTGAGGTTGGTGAGCAGAGAATGTTAGGCCTTGAACTAGTTCAGCCCACCAACGAAGCCACACAGAAAATTAGAGCTCGCATATTGACAACACAGAGCAGACAGAGGAACTATGCTGATGAACGACGTAGGGATCTTGAGTTTGACGTAGGAGACATGATTTTTCTGAAGGTAGCACCTATAAAGGGTGTTCTAAGATtcgagaagaaagggaagttgAGTCCACGTTTTGTAGGGTCGTTTGAGATTCTTGAAAGGATTGGCCCTGTAGCTTATCATTTGGCCTTGCCTCCGCAATTATCTGCAGTTCATGATGTGTTTCATGTCTCCATGCTGAGGAAGTATGTGGCCGATCCCTCACATATAGTCGACTACAAACCGTTGCAAATTAACGACAACTTAAGCTATGAGGAGCGGCCAGTTGAGATTTTGGCTAAGGAAGTTAAACTGCTTTGTAACAGAGGAATTACATTGGTCAAGGTTTTGTGGCGAAACCATGAGGTTGAGGAAGCTACTTGAGAGAAAGAGGACAACATGAGAGCGCATTATCCCGAGCTATTCGAGGATTAGATCTTTCAAGGACGAAAGTTTCTCAAAGGAGGAAAGATTACAACACCCCAAAACTAGTAAGTTAACTTTAATGTgggttatattaaaaaaaattgggtgttatgtgtgaaattatttgatttgtggaAGTTAAGTGCGTTGGAATGATATGTGGTTAATtctgaaatttgaaatcattttgttaaagtggtaatttttggattgattggttggtaaattaaatttgtaaagttgaaagtattatgagtaattattgtttatggGTATAAGCAAAGTTATAGAcgaataagaataattatattatgggataatataattattaaggaaACGAGAGAAGTTAGTGATGATGGATTGAGTTAgtaatgaagaaagagaaaaattaattgaaatagaaaaaaatgagttcgttggggaaattaaataatgataataaagataatgacaataataataatattattattattgtatatattaaataagtcTCTCTCGTATTTCGTGCTCATCTTCTCCACCccactctttcttcttcaccatttAACCCTAGAGTAGCTGTCGCCACGCTCCTCCAGCCATCATCGAATGCAGCACTCCGGTGAGAGAGTCCCTGTCACAGTCGCATAGTCGAAGCGTCACGGTCACGAAGCACAACCATTTGTTTCTCTCCAGCCGTGTCGACGCGTGTTGCATCGAACCGTCGAACGACCCCTGTCTTCCTCTGTGCGTTCCTCCTCCACATCATCGGTCAGAACCCTCTCTTCCGTCGAAACCATCACCCGTCGTTGCCTCCACTCGCACAGCACCGCCGGACATCATCGTGCTTGACAGTGAAGGTGCAAGCTgtgaaagttttctttttgcgAGCCACATGTCAAGTCGTGTTAGTTCGAGTCGTATTCCTTCACCGAGCCTCGTGAGTCATCTCTGTGGATCCGAGCCGTTTCGTGTAAGCCATACGCGAGCCACGCGCAACCGAGCCATTCCTGTGTGAGTCGTATGCCAGCCGTGAGTCTCAAGACTCGAGCTGAAGCGTTGTTAGTCGAGCCACCTTCAGTTTTAGCCGTCTGCAACATATTTAAGCCCTTGGTGAGTTTTTGCTTAATTCTCGTTGGTTTGGTACacccaaataattattgttttgggtCTAAAATGAGTTAGCACTGGAATGAGTTGAATTATGTTGTTTGAGATGGTCGTATAAATAGTTACTTTGAAAACCATATTGTGATTTAGATATAGTATTATTTGTTGAGGCATGCTATAATCAAATATGTTACTTTTGAGTTATGTGTAATTGAGCTAAGATGTTGATCTTATGATAAACATGTATAGGCTATAGTGTTCTGTTAGTTTTGCCTATTAGAGTTGTACCGTATGGGGGTCCATCAGGGTCACCACCTATGTATGCATGTGTGACTTGTTTGAGATGTGATTCGACGGGATCACTTACAGTCTGACTCTCCTATAGGATGATTCCTTCGGGTTCACCGAGAGCCTAGATGTGTCCCTACGGAACCACTTGATAGTATGCGTTCGGGAGCGCAATAGTATGCGGTACCATGTTACAGGACTCTAACGAAAGGTTAACAGACACATAGTGAGACCACTATGGGTCTCTTactaagtataaatttatactcactcttttaaatgtttaatttcagGTAAGGGTAGAGGCAAGGGCATAATAGCGAATGATAAGAAGTGATCATAGATCGCCATAGGGAACAATTCAGTTTTCTTCCgcatttatatttcaatagttatattttcataGGTTTATTTCAGAACTCTGGTTCAATTACTTTAagtatttcttctatttttggGCCCAAACTGGTATTTTGATCAGTTATTTTAACTacttattatttaaagtttttcctcaaattttaatttattttcttgtatattaaaaaaaatctatatttactTAAATAGTAATGACCTCGACCTTCTAGAAAAGTTGGGGCGTTACAATTAAAACTAAGTTATCTAGGTCATCCTAACGAATAGAAACCTGACTAGTAAACAGAGTTTCATctagtagttattattttgCCGTCTGATCTTATGTAAACTTATTGCATAAGATACCGTCACTCGTATGTCAACTACACAAACGCGTTgaatcattgtgtttgtatcaaatacaaagtgagccatattcatagtgttaccaggattAGGTATTCAGCTTATCCTTGTACTATAGAacctttaagctgatcttgAACCTTTATccctgtatgtctctacatactgtttaagattcattaaacaacttaggatgttagtttgtttgatttgagttattaagacaacTAATATTATAaccaataacaattattacaataataacatgtTATTAACAACGAttaatggattatatttacaatctacgagttttaggacataaatcccaacataAACGATCTTTTATTTAGTCTAAACAAtattgtaccaaatctaaacgatccaTTAGTAACAGTGGTCTATGTCTGTTTATCTGGGATAGACAACTGATGATTTAGATATTGATACattatcatttaaatcatgtactaatatcatttagatcttgtaccaagaaacaaaaaaagaagaaggaagaaattttgaaaaaggaaatgaagaaatcacaGACAAGAAGAAGTGAGAATATGAAagagaagtaataatatgaagaaattaataatacgaagaagagaagaataaattgcaaagaagaagaaaaagaagtgaagtgAAGAATGGTTTCACAATGCgcaaaaataatgacaaagggaaaatctgaaatttataaaaaaaaataatggtgGCTTCATgtgctttaattttttgttacatgcgacgtaaatatttttgggttttgctACATTTATGTGTATTATtcatgatttaatttaattaattacttttccaattaattaattactaagtTAAGCATCACATATTTAACTTAATCTAGAATTTGAATTATCTTCAATTGTATCTCGTGTACGATCGGTATGGGAATCCTCAAGagggtgaatagggtttttacaaattaatgaAACAAGTGGgccaaattaaataaattaacaaactttttgctaataaataatgtaatcAATAATCTCATACAAATGCATGCacatcaaaataacttataagGTGACGttaacaaattcaaacatccattttaatgtttataacaAGAAAATTGGTAACACAAATATGCAAAGATAAACTTAAACCAACATAAATAGAGAAGTGAGCAATTAATCTCAAGAACAAAAGTTgcaattaatttcaaacactaaaatttgataataaattaattgcaaaattaaatagttgagagataaagaaattaacatCGGGAATTTTATAGTGGCTCGGCACAACcgacctacatccacttttcAAGCTCCTCTTGGTTATTTCACTCAAACTTGACTCTTTCGATGGCTTAGAGTAGATCCATACAACGTTCCTTTTTTCAAGTGTAAGAACAAGCTCAATCATTTCCACGGTTTAGGATCAAACCATTACGACCACTTTTTAGAGATCAAGAGAAATcctttaaaatgaattagaaaTGAAGCACGATATGAGAAAATCCTCTAAATTAGTAGATTTACAAATTTGTAGTACTCAACAATTAAATCCCcaatacaataaactaggaCATCCCCATACCCATTACACAtctcccacttgtcctagATTACCTAATGTACAAAACTCGCAGATCTAGACTCTCTAGATGAGCCTCGAACACTTTAGCCGTGAGAGTCTTTGTAAATGGATCAGCAATGTTATGCTCCAAAGCGATCTTGGTGACTATCACTTCACTTCGTTGCACAATCTCTTGTATCAAATgatattttctctctatatGTTTTCCTCATTTGTGGCTATGAGGTTCCTTATAATTGGTCACTGCccaattgatatcaaaatataaagtgatGGGCATGTTCATATTTGGAACAACTTCCAAATCTTGCAGAAACTTCCTTAGCCAAATTGCTTCTATTGTTGCTTCACAAGCAACGACGTACTCAACCTTTATAGTAGAGTCTACAATGCATCCTTGCTTGATGCTATGACATGCTACTGTTCTCCCGTTTAGGGTGAACACTAATCCCACTAGATTTCCTAGAATCCTTATCTGTTTAGAAATCGGGATTAAATCCCTAGCTTCATACACAAGCATGTAGTTTCTCATTCTCCTAAGATActtaagaataattttaaccGTCGTCTAGTGGTCTAACCCTAAGTTGGACTGATATCTACTGACTATTCCCACTACATAATAAATGTCTAACCTAGTGCagaacataacataaattaagcTACCCACAACTAAGGCATATGGAATATGTCTCATATCTtctcaacttcttgaggtgtcttaggacattgttccttaGACAAGTAAACCTCGTGCTTGAAAGGTAATAAATCCTTCTTAGAGTTTGCATCGAATATCGAACCAATATTTTGTCGATATAGGTTGCCTGAGACAGTGCTAGCATTTTGTTCTTACGATCCCTTATGATTTGGATCCCAAGAACAAATTGTGCCTCTCCCAAATCTTTCATTTAGAATTGGACTGGTAGCCAAGTTTTAACGTTAGTTAGGTATCCTACATCATTTCCAGTGAGAAGGATAGCGTCCACATAAAGTACTAAGAAAGCTACTTTatctttgttgattttcttgtataCACAAGGCTCATCAACATTTTGGTCAAAAccataagatttgatcgcAATATCAAAaccttaattcattttttaagggTGAGGGCATCAAAACCAAATGTGAAGTACAAATGGCAGTTACATCCTCTCCGAATTGGCATCTAATAGGAGCATCCCACTTCTATCCTCCTTGTAAATCTTACTTGGATCAAATCTCTTGGTTGGTATGGCAGACTTGCCAACTAAGGAGgatttttttcactttgatCGTCTTATCAATGTCCATGAGGACAGATTCTCCTTTTTGATTCAAAGAGTTCCTTGAAATGTTACccaatttcacatttttagaCTCAGAACTCCACAATGATTTCGCAGTCACTTTACCAAGAAGCTTCCCATCAGATGAGGACCTCTCAAATGATTTGGATACTTTTGCAGCAGATTTTCCCTGAAGGTCATCTGGCATAGATCCCTTCTTTGATACAACATTCTCCCTACTCCCACGAAAAACTATCGTCTTCCCTCGtcttgtatcactgataggAAGTTTCCTTTTCTGAATGGGAAGCCTACTCTCTTCAAGACCAGGAAATTTTATATGGTCTCTAGCAGGAGtctcaatttcttcatcaatcTCGTGGTCCCTggtcaaattaaatgaaaaaaaaacattaataggCCAATACTGATTAAAGGAAATAGTAGTAACAGCTGACACAGCAATCTTACAAGCAATATATCAAAATGCGATTAGGTAATAACTTTTCCCATGCCCTGGTCGGGGTTTCACCATCCTCAGAACCttcaaaagtgattttccTAACAAAAACAATGCATTCTTTAACCAATTAAGCACcagaacttaaaaaattacactCTGATTCActatatagaaattcaaaggaTACCTTGGTAAGCATTTCCTATGGTATGATTTTGGACACCGTCGACAAACAGCAAACTGTAGTTcccatattttcttattttcgcCGAGCACACAAATAGAGCACTTATGCACAGGGCATGAGAAAGATTCTCCAGATGCAATCTTCTTCTCAAGGTCTCCAGCGGCAACTTTATTCTCCGGATGAAGCAATCTTGAAATACATTTAGGATGATAAAAATAACCACAAGTTGCATTTACGCATTGGAAGACCTAAAGAGCAATAGTAACTCATATTAGGTAATAATCAGAGACTGATGTCTAAAATCATAagtaaatctttttttctaataagaaAAGCATATGtatattcaacaaaaaaagcCAAGAAGGACCATCTAAGAGGAAAGGGTTGAGGAAACCCCCACCcacaaaactaataaagaaGAGCCTAGCAATTATTAATACTCATTAAAAGATCTAATTACAAAGGGAGATATGAGCTATTGGCAAAATTAACAATGTGTTAGAAAGTtgctaacaagaacaagatattaatttattataatgaactataagaaaatacaagataaacccaagtataaggcacttggaacctccctcttgagtactctcacccaagccctaaaTCACTCCACATAataacctctctctctcacttaccctccctccatttataacaaGATGTAACCACCCTAGTAACCACACATAATAGctactagtaaccacacttacacaataactactagtaacttcctaagtatctaattacccttatacccctaaccctatactaatctaattacccttatacaaTATAAACCCATGTATACAAATGTAGGTATCTAACACAAtgctaataaataaattacattaaaactACAAAGATTCCAAACCTACAAACAGAAACTAGCAAAAAAAGTCAAACAACTCAAACCCAATCAAAGGGTCGACAAAATTATGAACCAAAAGATTGTGAAAAAATCTAGTGTAAATGGAAAGATATTAGGGTTCACCTAAGTTCATTAtgattataataaacaaaaacaaattaataaaacaaaaaaaaaagggagccAATGTCTATATTGCGCAGGAttcatatagtaaatattcATACAATACGTGAAGGATAGCCATTTTAGTAGTGAAGTGTATGGTCAATCGATTTATACCTACAATGAGTTATTTTTAGAGGAGTTTCATTGAATCTTTAACAACTTTCCAAATATAAGCAGAGTACAAATAAACTTGACTTTGTATTACTCtctttgtataactctcttgtactttgagtgcatattaataaaaaagatttgtctccgtttcaaaataaataaataaacttgacTTTGAGGAtgagtattttttgtttatatgatgataaaaccaatttcaatgaggaaaaaaaggagagaataGGAGGCTAACCGAAAGCCAGCCCACTAAAAGGAAGGGAACCCTCTAGAAAAAGGGACCCAACTATGCAAAATAACACCtatagaataattacaaaattcctTCGAATTCAAGGCCCACAAAGAAACATGATAACGTACAAGGGACCAAATCTCACTGGGGACCCTCTCCCCACCCCTAAAAACCCCATTGTTCTGCTCACCCCACACACCCATAAAATAGAACACACCCCCATGACCCAAAGGAAGTGCCCTTCTCACTGGTCAGGGTTGAGAAGGAACTCCTCAAGCAACGCACACACATCTCTATGTCAAGTCCCCCCCAACGCCAAATGTCTAAAACAAAGAGTTCCAAACCAAGCTGGAAACTCACAATGCCCAGAATGTGGTCCAGATCTCCCTCCCTTTTCTACAAAGAATGCAACAAGAAATGACCTACAAGCGAGAGCATCTTCCTCTTAAGCCTATCCatcctgttttttttttctttttacggTCGTGTAAAACTTGCCAACTAAAGAACTTAACTTTCCTAGGAATCTCAATCCTCCACAGCACAAGAAAACAGATAGACCTAGGGGAGAACCACTTCACCCACGTCTAAACGAGTGGCCCTCAAGTACCTCTATTGTTTCCCTATAGGAAAAAGCACAACAGAACCCAAAAAGAGGGAATACGAGCTCCTAGACCACACGAAATATCAGCAACAAACAGTGTTTGTGATCAAGAAAATGATACGAAAGAGGGAATAAGAAACAGAGAGGTCTCTCACCCATCCAATGGTCTTCCCAAAAGGAAGTATCTCTCCCCTTCCCCACCACACAATGAATGAATTGAACAAAAGCAAGGAGATCTTTCTAGAAAATCTACGAGAATTCTTCGAACAAAAGATAATTCAGTATTTGTCCATACATGAGGGGAAGACTTCCACTTATAGAGTTTTAATACAAGTGGTGGTAAAAAATGGAATTAACCTAAGACTATGACCCAGCTGGTGGTTGAGTTTCGTTTTAATTGCACAGGGAAGCTTAGAAGTGAGACTGCAATGGAAGTGGTAAGTTACGAAGTTCTTCAATCGTATTATCGCATTTGGTCAGAAGACGATAGCTTCCTTGTCAAAGATGTGAGCTGGTGCCTGAAAGCATTATCAGTGTTATTAAGAGGCCCAACAGATTGTTTCTTCCAGAAATGGGGGAGTTAAACCAAGGAAGGTTGAAGTTGTCAAGTTCAAGCAAAAAAGGGTTGGGTGTTATGTTGTGTGACCTATGGCCATCTTTCAGGTGGACACTCCTTCATTCGAGTGTGTTAGGGAGAAGACAAACAGGGGTGGGTGGCATTTCAACAAAATGCTGGAggaatttccttttcaaaaccaGAGTATATAAGTTGGTATTCACATAAAATTGCCACATCTTTTAATCCAGCCCAGGCTAAGAGTACAAGCTTCACAGATAAAGTTAAATCGGATGGTAACTTAACcatgatgaaagaaaaaaaagagagtgcCATTAAAGTTGATTATCAGGCTGTGACCAAAGATGAAGGAGAAAGCTCTCAAGTTTCCTCTATTTTGAAGAGAGCAAAACAGAGTCAGGGGGTGACAAATAACTCGGAAGTTATTCaaacaaagtttgaaaatgatgtAAGAAGACTAAGAGTTAATTGGGTAATTAGGTAATATTCTAGATTAATTCCCTTTTTAGCCCCATTTGTAATAGAAGTCTTCTCCTCTTGTATGAAGCACattattcattctaataaaagattcTCAATCTTGGTTCTTGGAGGATTTCTCCTTGAGATTACTTAGGCTACATCAGAATAGTTGTGGATAGTTACAATACTCTTTGCGTTGATTATTGGAGAGAAATTCGAAAACTGCTGGAAATCTTTTTCCAAACAAGAATTATCATCAACCCATTACTGGATGAAAATGCTCTTATTAGTTTGGATCAAGGCCTGGTTGAAGATTTCATCAATGAACCTGAGAGATGGCAGGAGATGGGGCCATTTCACCTAAAGTTCGAAAAATGGGATAGATTAAAAAACAGCCATCCGTTGGTAATGAAAGGCTGCAGCAGATGGTTAAGAATTGGAAACCTTCCTCTGGACTACTAGTGTAGAAAAACCTTCGAAGCCACCAGAGAGAATTTGAGGGTTTAGAAAGCATTGCCACAGAAACGCTTAATCTAACCAATTGCAACGAAGCAAGAATTCAAGTTAAACCGAATTTATGTGGTATTATA
Coding sequences within:
- the LOC116405194 gene encoding protein ENHANCED DOWNY MILDEW 2-like isoform X2, giving the protein MYDNIHVFQCVNATCGYFYHPKCISRLLHPENKVAAGDLEKKIASGESFSCPVHKCSICVLGENKKIWELQFAVCRRCPKSYHRKCLPRKITFEGSEDGETPTRAWEKLLPNRILIYCLDHEIDEEIETPARDHIKFPGLEESRLPIQKRKLPISDTRRGKTIVFRGSRENVVSKKGSMPDDLQGKSAAKVSKSFERSSSDGKLLGKVTAKSLWSSESKNVKLGNISRNSLNQKGESVLMDIDKTIKVKKILLSWQVCHTNQEI
- the LOC116405194 gene encoding protein ENHANCED DOWNY MILDEW 2-like isoform X1, producing MRSFHATEEDGDCFSLGLSKEEVDAIETFICKNCEYKQHQCYACGNLGSSDQSSGAEVFQCVNATCGYFYHPKCISRLLHPENKVAAGDLEKKIASGESFSCPVHKCSICVLGENKKIWELQFAVCRRCPKSYHRKCLPRKITFEGSEDGETPTRAWEKLLPNRILIYCLDHEIDEEIETPARDHIKFPGLEESRLPIQKRKLPISDTRRGKTIVFRGSRENVVSKKGSMPDDLQGKSAAKVSKSFERSSSDGKLLGKVTAKSLWSSESKNVKLGNISRNSLNQKGESVLMDIDKTIKVKKILLSWQVCHTNQEI